From one Rhodovulum sp. ES.010 genomic stretch:
- a CDS encoding DUF5765 domain-containing protein, giving the protein MCWNAGVTVAMVGVGAVATGVAWWRGERTAIWATLGYFTFMEALQAAGYAVVDDCTNPANRGVTLLSYLHIAFQPFFINAFAMAIVARAVPVATRRAVWAVCAASAAVMVAQLVPFEALGRCLPGEVLCGPALCTISGEWHIGWEVPLNGLFSPLSGWLGFSANFPTYLLAAFVVPLVYGAWRFVVFHAIFGPVLATLLTDNPNEMPAVWCLFSIALVLVAMSPAIRRPVSGPALP; this is encoded by the coding sequence ATGTGCTGGAATGCCGGTGTGACCGTCGCGATGGTGGGTGTGGGCGCCGTGGCGACCGGGGTGGCCTGGTGGCGGGGCGAGCGCACGGCGATCTGGGCGACGCTGGGCTATTTCACCTTCATGGAGGCGTTGCAGGCCGCGGGCTACGCCGTGGTGGACGATTGCACGAACCCCGCGAACCGGGGCGTGACGCTGCTTTCCTATCTGCATATCGCGTTCCAGCCCTTCTTCATCAACGCCTTCGCCATGGCCATCGTGGCCCGCGCGGTGCCCGTGGCCACGCGCCGCGCGGTCTGGGCGGTCTGTGCGGCCTCGGCGGCGGTGATGGTGGCCCAGCTGGTGCCGTTCGAGGCGCTGGGGCGCTGCCTTCCCGGCGAGGTGCTGTGCGGCCCGGCGCTTTGCACGATCTCGGGCGAGTGGCATATCGGCTGGGAGGTGCCGCTGAACGGGCTGTTCTCGCCGCTCTCGGGATGGCTGGGATTCTCGGCCAACTTCCCGACCTACCTGCTCGCGGCCTTCGTGGTGCCGCTGGTCTACGGGGCGTGGCGCTTCGTGGTGTTCCACGCGATTTTCGGGCCGGTCCTGGCGACGCTGCTGACCGACAACCCCAACGAGATGCCGGCGGTCTGGTGCCTGTTCTCGATCGCCCTGGTGCTGGTCGCCATGAGCCCGGCGATCCGCCGCCCCGTGTCGGGCCCGGCGCTGCCCTAG
- a CDS encoding cytochrome c has translation MRRMPAICLAVAAAPALAEPPSGAALFRQHCATCHGLAARGNGPMAPVLTVEMPDLTLIAAQNGGPFPLAEVIAVIDGRTELAAHGGPMPIYGFSLRGAAVVLTAPDSAEIRTSAEIAAIAAWLASVQR, from the coding sequence ATGCGCCGCATGCCCGCCATCTGTCTCGCCGTGGCCGCCGCCCCGGCGCTTGCCGAACCGCCCTCCGGGGCCGCGCTGTTCCGCCAGCACTGCGCGACCTGTCACGGGCTCGCGGCGCGGGGCAACGGGCCGATGGCGCCGGTTCTGACCGTCGAGATGCCCGATCTCACGCTGATCGCGGCGCAGAACGGCGGCCCCTTCCCGCTGGCCGAGGTGATCGCCGTGATCGACGGGCGCACGGAACTTGCCGCCCATGGCGGGCCGATGCCGATCTACGGCTTCTCCCTCCGGGGCGCGGCGGTGGTGCTGACGGCCCCCGACAGCGCAGAGATCCGCACCAGCGCCGAGATCGCCGCGATCGCGGCATGGCTGGCCAGCGTCCAGCGCTAG
- a CDS encoding lipoprotein-releasing ABC transporter permease subunit has protein sequence MIAWRYLRARRAEGGVSVMTWISLVGITLAVFALIATLSVRAGFRAEFVDTILGANAHVTVYSSAYVNEQGVTSRTIPDYEEMAERLRQVPGVTRVAPLVKGQVMAAARAGNTGVEVFGIAPEDLATIPRIANPEEHAGDIDRFREGIAIGSGVARELRVAPGDRIRLISPEGVKTPFGTSPRVNAYEVVYIFTAGRYDIDRTRVYMPFAEAQGYFNREGVADEMEVMVADPEKVEQMTADLIRAGGDRVLVWTWRDASGAFLRALDIEDNVMFIILSILVLIAAMNIVSGLIMLVKNKGRDIGILRTMGLTEGAVLRVFFICGAFTGLIGTFFGVILGCLFAIYIDPIFSAVNYLAGGGVWDPSIRGIYELPAKLQARDVFSAVALSLGLSFVVTIFPARRAARMNPVEALRYE, from the coding sequence ATGATCGCCTGGCGCTACCTCCGCGCGCGCCGGGCCGAGGGCGGCGTGTCCGTCATGACCTGGATCAGCCTGGTCGGCATCACGCTGGCCGTCTTCGCGCTGATCGCCACTCTGTCGGTCCGCGCGGGCTTCCGCGCGGAATTCGTCGACACGATCCTGGGCGCGAACGCCCATGTCACCGTCTATTCGTCGGCCTATGTGAACGAACAGGGCGTGACCTCCCGCACCATCCCCGACTACGAGGAGATGGCCGAACGGCTCCGGCAGGTGCCCGGCGTCACCCGCGTGGCGCCGCTGGTCAAGGGGCAGGTCATGGCCGCCGCGCGCGCCGGAAACACCGGCGTCGAGGTCTTCGGCATCGCGCCGGAGGACCTTGCCACCATCCCGCGCATCGCCAACCCCGAGGAGCACGCCGGCGATATCGACCGGTTTCGCGAGGGCATCGCCATCGGCTCGGGCGTCGCGCGCGAGTTGCGCGTGGCCCCCGGCGACCGCATCCGGCTGATCTCGCCCGAGGGGGTCAAGACGCCCTTCGGCACCTCCCCCCGCGTCAACGCCTACGAGGTGGTCTACATCTTCACCGCCGGACGCTACGACATCGACCGCACCCGGGTCTACATGCCGTTCGCCGAGGCGCAGGGCTATTTCAACCGCGAGGGCGTGGCCGACGAGATGGAGGTCATGGTCGCCGACCCCGAGAAGGTGGAGCAGATGACCGCCGACCTGATCCGCGCCGGCGGCGACCGGGTGCTGGTCTGGACCTGGCGCGACGCGTCGGGCGCCTTCCTGCGCGCGCTCGACATCGAGGACAACGTGATGTTCATCATCCTCTCGATCCTGGTGCTGATCGCGGCGATGAACATCGTCTCGGGGCTGATCATGCTGGTCAAGAACAAGGGCCGCGACATCGGCATCCTGCGCACCATGGGCCTGACCGAGGGGGCGGTGCTGCGAGTGTTCTTCATCTGCGGCGCGTTTACCGGGCTGATCGGCACGTTCTTCGGGGTGATCCTCGGCTGCCTCTTCGCGATCTATATCGACCCGATCTTCTCGGCGGTGAACTACCTTGCGGGCGGCGGCGTGTGGGACCCGTCGATCCGCGGCATCTACGAACTGCCCGCCAAGCTTCAGGCGCGCGACGTGTTCTCGGCGGTCGCCCTGTCGCTGGGCCTGTCCTTCGTCGTGACCATCTTCCCCGCCCGGCGCGCGGCGCGGATGAACCCGGTGGAGGCGCTGCGCTATGAGTGA
- a CDS encoding ABC transporter ATP-binding protein: MSEPVLALEGVEKSYNRGEPGEVRVLREASVRVAPGEVVALVAPSGAGKSTLLHIAGLLDMPDTGAVRIAGQDMAAASDRRRTAARRADIGFVYQFHHLLPEFTAAENIVLPQLAAGRPRAAAEARAADLLAQVGIAARAAHRPAALSGGEQQRVAVCRALANAPRLLLADEPTGNLDPDTSDRVFAALIELVRGTGLAALIATHNLDLARRMDRVLHLEDGRLV; the protein is encoded by the coding sequence ATGAGTGAGCCGGTGCTGGCGCTGGAGGGCGTCGAGAAGAGCTACAACAGGGGCGAGCCCGGCGAGGTGCGGGTGCTGCGGGAGGCCTCGGTGCGCGTCGCGCCGGGCGAGGTGGTGGCGCTCGTCGCGCCTTCCGGCGCGGGCAAGTCGACGCTTCTGCATATCGCGGGGCTTCTGGACATGCCCGATACCGGCGCCGTCCGCATCGCCGGGCAGGACATGGCTGCCGCCTCCGACCGCCGCCGCACGGCCGCCCGCCGTGCCGATATCGGCTTCGTCTACCAGTTCCACCACCTGCTGCCCGAATTCACCGCGGCCGAGAACATCGTCCTGCCCCAGCTTGCGGCCGGACGGCCGCGCGCCGCCGCCGAGGCGCGGGCGGCGGACCTGCTTGCACAGGTCGGGATCGCCGCGCGCGCCGCGCATCGCCCGGCGGCGCTGTCGGGCGGCGAGCAGCAGCGCGTGGCGGTCTGCCGGGCGCTCGCGAACGCGCCGCGGCTTTTGCTTGCGGACGAGCCGACCGGCAATCTCGACCCCGACACCTCGGACCGGGTCTTCGCCGCCCTCATCGAACTCGTCCGCGGCACCGGGCTGGCCGCGCTGATCGCCACGCACAACCTCGACCTTGCCCGCCGGATGGACCGGGTCCTGCATCTCGAGGACGGGCGGCTGGTCTGA